Proteins encoded within one genomic window of Eurosta solidaginis isolate ZX-2024a chromosome 1, ASM4086904v1, whole genome shotgun sequence:
- the LOC137244886 gene encoding coiled-coil domain-containing protein 124, with translation MPKKMGINSKAVEARERKQADKQAKNAKAAKEAEDRLWQDNDRNLAKKQQRKEEEEKKRAEAVRRKAEAKALLDQEMSSIKTQGKLPLAKIHRQQILEELEKKQRAIDAINAAKPQAGARVVLPEPIIEENLNRVMAEVEVATNVDQALAVLSVKDDEEDKHPEKRMRSAYKAFETANMPRIKAENPSLRLSQWKQILMKEWNKSPENPFNQAR, from the exons ATGCCTAAGAAAATGGGAATAAACTCGAAAGCAGTAGAAGCGCGCGAGCGGAAGCAAGCAGATAAACAGGCGAAGAATGCCAAAGCTGCAAAGGAAGCTGAGGATCGCCTGTGGCAAGACAATGATAGAAATTTGGCAAAAAAACAACAGCGTAAGGAAGAAGAGGAAAAGAAGCGCGCCGAGGCGGTAAGACGGAAGGCGGAGGCAAAA GCCCTCCTCGACCAAGAGATGTCCTCTATAAAAACTCAAGGAAAACTACCCTTAGCTAAAATACATAGGCAGCAAATTTTAGAAGAATTGGAGAAAAAGCAACGTGCCATTGATGCTATCAATGCCGCTAAACCACAAGCTGGAGCACGAGTTGTACTGCCAGAGCCGATTATTGAAGAGAACTTGAATCGTGTAATGGCAGAGGTTGAAGTGGCAACGAATGTAGATCAGGCCTTAGCGGTGCTGAG CGTAAAAGATGATGAAGAAGATAAACATCCTGAAAAGCGTATGCGTTCTGCTTATAAGGCCTTTGAGACAGCAAATATGCCACGAATCAAAGCAGAAAATCCATCGCTTCGTTTGTCTCAATGGAAGCAAATTCTCATGAAAGAGTGGAACAAATCACCTGAGAATCCATTTAATCAAGCACGCTGA